The sequence CGCTGAGGGGAGGGGGGCGCGGCCACCCTGCCCACCGGGGCCCCCAGGCCGTCCCAGTGGGCCGCTACAGTAGGGCCATGCAGGACTTACTGACCATCATGCGCCGCCTGCGTGGGCCCGGCGGCTGCCCCTGGGACCAGGAGCAGACCCACGAATCCCTGCGGCCCTACCTGCTGGAAGAGGCGGCCGAGGCCGCCGACGCCGCCGCCGGGGGCGGCGGCCCAGACCTGGCCGATGAACTGGGAGACGTGCTGCTGCAGGTGGCCTTTCACAGCGTCATTGGCGAGGAAGCCGGCACCTTCTCGTACGCCGACGTGGAACGCAGCATCGTGGACAAGCTGGTGCGCCGCCACCCCCATGTTTTTGCAGATACGGCGGTGGACAGCAGCGCCGAGGTGGTCGCCAACTGGCAGGCGATCAAGGCGGCCGAGCGCGGCGGGCGGCCCCGAACAGCCCTGGAGCGTGTGCCGGCGGGCCTGGGCGCCCTGAGCCGCGAGGCCCAGACGCAGAACCTGAGCGCGCAGAAGCTGGCTGAACAGTCCAGGGGCGACGCGGGCGCGCAGCAGGTCCAGGCCCTGACGGTGCTGCAGGGCGCGGCCCCCACCCCCGAGGGCGTGGCCGCCGTGCTGAGCGCGGTGGTGGCCTGGGCGCGCGCGGCCGGCGTGGACCCCGAACTGGCCCTGCGCGACCACACCACGGCGGCGCTGCGGGCGCTGGACCCCGCTCCCCAGACCCCCAGCGCCGCGCCATGACCGACCCCCTGGACCGGGCAGCGGATGATCCCTGGGCCGTCTGGCTGGGCACGCGCGAGCGCCGACCGCTGCACCTGCCCGAGTACCGCCGCGCGGCCGTGCTGGTGGGCCTGACCCGCGAAGCCAGCCCGCGTGTACTGCTGACCGTCCGCTCGGCCGACCTGCCCACCCACCGGGGCCAGATCAGCTTTCCCGGGGGCAGCCTGGAACCGGGCGAAGATCCCGTGAGCGGCGCCCTGCGCGAGGCCCACGAGGAGGTGGGCCTGGACCCGGCGGCCGTGGCCGTGCTGGGCGAACTGGACGATGTCTTTACGCCCATCGGCTTTCATGTCACGCCCGTGCTGGCCCGCCTGGGCGCGCAGCCCGCTCTGACCCTCAGCTCTGAAGTGGCCCAGCTTCTCCTGCCCACCCTGGCCGAGCTGCGCACCCTGCCAGTCACCACCGAAACGCGCACCCTCCCGGACGGCACCCGGGTGCCCCTTTACCGCTACCCCTGGCAGGGCCACGACATCTGGGGCATGACGGCGCGGATTCTGCACGACCTGCTGACCCAGGGGCCGGGGGGCCCGTAGCAGAAAGCGGAGGGCCAGAGGCAGCTGGCTCAACCAGCCCAGCCATCTGCCATGTCCAAAAAAACCCCCACCACAACGGGCGGGGGTGCTTTTGCGGCTGAAGATCAGCGGGTGGGGGTAATGGTGATCTGACCGTTCTGGGTCACGTTGTAGGTGTTGGTGAAGGTGCGGTAGCCGGAAGCCACCACCACGATCTCATGGGCACCACGCGACAGGCGCAGGTTCAGCACGCCGTTGCGGATCACGCCCACCTCGTCACCGTCCACGAACACTCGGGCGCCGTTCACCGGGCTGCGCAGGGTCACCGTGTACTGGCCCTGCACCGGGGCCGGCGCGGGGGTCACGGCCTGGGCGAACTCCACGTTCAGGTTGGTGGTGCTGCCCGCACGAATGGCGATGGTGGTGGTGTAGTCGCGGTACCCGGGGGCCTGCACGCGGACCGGGAAGGTGCCGGCGCGCAGGTTGCTGTAGGTGACGTTGGCGCCGCCCAGTCGCTGGCCGTTGAGGATCACGGTCGCATTGTTGACGTTGGTGCCCACGAACAGGCTGCCGGTGCTCACGGGGTTGCGCGCTGCCACGGTGTAGAAGGCGGTGTCACTCACCCAGCTGTTCTGGGGCAGGGGGTTGACCACAATGCTCAGGGCCTGGGCCAGGCCAGCCTGGCTCTTGGCATTTACAGTGGCAAACTGGTCCTGCGCGTTCTTGAAGGAGCTGATGTCATCCAGGTCCAGCTCGGTCAGGCTGGCCAGGGCCAGCACCTTGTTCTGGCCAATGGGACCAGCGACCGTGTACGTGAACTTGTCATCGGGGGCGGGGAACACCTTCGTGGTGTTGGCCTTGACGAAGTTATTTTCCGAGAGGCGGTTGGGCAGAATCTGGTCCACCGTGCCGTCGGGGTTCACGTTGAACAGGTACACGTAGGCGTCACGGTTCGCGCTCGTGCTGATGGAGATTTTGTCACCCACTCGGTAGGCGGGGTTCTGGTTGCCGCTGGTGTCCTTGTCCACGCGCACACTCACCGACAGGTCGGGCTGGGTGGGGTTCACGATAATGCTCTGGGCACTGATCTTGGGGGCCGCAGCGGCCGTGCTGATCAGCATGGCAGCGGGAATCAGAAAAAGCTTCTTCATGTCGTACCTCCGCGACATAGCCTACGGGCGGCAAGATGACGCACCGTGAGCGGCCTGGGAGGCTTTGTTAATGGTGCTTCAGGTCACCGTCAGGCAGGTGATGCGCGCCTGACAGCGCCCGCCAGCACGAAGAGAATGGCTGTCTGGCATAGGTAAGCACCAGCGGCGTACAAAGGCCAGAGACGACCCCGCCCGGCCTGATTCTGGCGGGCTTCCGTCCATTTCTGGAACAGCCGGGAGAAGGGGGATGTGCCCCGCCTTCGGCTGGGGGCGGTCCAATGCCCGGACATCCGTCTCTTTTTCTGCTCTGCTCCGCCGCGCTGCGAGTTCCTCCGGTCGGAAAAACTCCCTCATGGGTGACGGCATTGTTCGGAACTCGGATCAGCGCAGAATGCGCGCCGGTTCCACGGCCGCTGCCCGGCGCGCGGGAATCAGGGCGGCCAGCAGGGTGGTCACCAGCCCAATGGCGTTGACCCCCAGCACATCCGTCAGGCGCACCTCCACAGGCAGCGTGGTGATGAAATACAGATCGCCCGGCAGGCTGAAGGGTCGCACTGTGAAATACGCACTGATCCCCAGGCCCAGCAGGTTGCCCAGCAGCAGCCCGCCCAGCCCCAGCGCCAGCCCCTCCAGCAAAAAGATGCGGGTGATCAGCGACCGGGTGGCCCCAATGGCGCGCAGAAT is a genomic window of Deinococcus arcticus containing:
- a CDS encoding MazG family protein, whose product is MQDLLTIMRRLRGPGGCPWDQEQTHESLRPYLLEEAAEAADAAAGGGGPDLADELGDVLLQVAFHSVIGEEAGTFSYADVERSIVDKLVRRHPHVFADTAVDSSAEVVANWQAIKAAERGGRPRTALERVPAGLGALSREAQTQNLSAQKLAEQSRGDAGAQQVQALTVLQGAAPTPEGVAAVLSAVVAWARAAGVDPELALRDHTTAALRALDPAPQTPSAAP
- a CDS encoding NUDIX hydrolase, with the translated sequence MTDPLDRAADDPWAVWLGTRERRPLHLPEYRRAAVLVGLTREASPRVLLTVRSADLPTHRGQISFPGGSLEPGEDPVSGALREAHEEVGLDPAAVAVLGELDDVFTPIGFHVTPVLARLGAQPALTLSSEVAQLLLPTLAELRTLPVTTETRTLPDGTRVPLYRYPWQGHDIWGMTARILHDLLTQGPGGP
- a CDS encoding DUF4384 domain-containing protein translates to MKKLFLIPAAMLISTAAAAPKISAQSIIVNPTQPDLSVSVRVDKDTSGNQNPAYRVGDKISISTSANRDAYVYLFNVNPDGTVDQILPNRLSENNFVKANTTKVFPAPDDKFTYTVAGPIGQNKVLALASLTELDLDDISSFKNAQDQFATVNAKSQAGLAQALSIVVNPLPQNSWVSDTAFYTVAARNPVSTGSLFVGTNVNNATVILNGQRLGGANVTYSNLRAGTFPVRVQAPGYRDYTTTIAIRAGSTTNLNVEFAQAVTPAPAPVQGQYTVTLRSPVNGARVFVDGDEVGVIRNGVLNLRLSRGAHEIVVVASGYRTFTNTYNVTQNGQITITPTR